Proteins found in one Mucilaginibacter gracilis genomic segment:
- the pbpC gene encoding penicillin-binding protein 1C, with the protein MKFKKRLIIGCIALALLVAFWFCLPRQLFNAPTSFVIDDSQGQLLGASIASDGQWRFPYNAKVPAKFKACIIAFEDKRFEHHPGFDVLALGRAIKQNMGHKHVVSGGSTLTMQVIRLATRNHRTVWQKLIELVRAMRLELTHSKAEILALYTSNAPFGSNVVGLDAASWRYFGRSADKLSWGEMAALAVLPNSPSLVHPGKNRLILIKKRNLLLDRLCAQHIIDATTAKLAKLEPVPDRPMPLPQLAPHLLDRFKNDHSANDKNGTRLTTTINSALQQNVTDILERHHQILKANDIRNAAAIVLDVETGQTLAYVGNIFHTEDPELQSNVDVIGAPRSPGSTLKPLLYASMMHDGLILPNSLIPDIPTQIAGYHPENFDLGYDGAVPASKALARSLNVPAVRMLQQYKYERFHALLRKMGVTTLKQPADYYGLSLILGGGENNLWELSGAYADMARVLNHYSRYKGLYNAADFHSPVYTATAAPKPVLEKGGIMDAASIYYTLQAMEEVMRPGDEMLWQQFSSTQRIAWKTGTSFGFRDGWAIGVTPRYVVGVWVGNTNGEGRPGLIGVNTAAPILFEVFRLLPVTRDWFDMPYGEMAHVAVCRQSGFRAGDNCNDVDTLLVPKSGLKAPVCPWHQLIHLDGSGKWQVNSGCEGPLNMLHQSWFVLPPAMEFYYKAKNYQYKPLPPFWADCQSTTQQRPMDLIYPKDGARVYVPLEADGSRGRMVCTAAHRQSGIKIFWHLDDRYIGETVNYHQLALNPPAGKHKLTLVDANGSRLQIFFEVLDKDKPR; encoded by the coding sequence GTGAAATTTAAAAAGAGACTCATTATTGGTTGTATAGCATTGGCATTGCTGGTGGCATTTTGGTTTTGCTTGCCCCGGCAGTTGTTTAATGCGCCAACTTCGTTTGTTATCGACGATAGTCAGGGGCAGCTATTGGGTGCTTCCATCGCGTCCGACGGGCAATGGCGTTTTCCGTATAACGCTAAAGTACCGGCTAAATTTAAGGCCTGTATCATAGCTTTCGAAGATAAACGCTTTGAGCATCACCCCGGTTTTGATGTGCTTGCTCTGGGCCGCGCCATTAAACAAAACATGGGCCACAAACACGTAGTAAGCGGCGGAAGTACTTTAACTATGCAGGTTATAAGGTTGGCAACCCGCAACCACCGCACGGTTTGGCAAAAACTGATAGAGCTTGTGCGCGCCATGCGCCTGGAACTTACCCATTCAAAAGCCGAAATACTGGCTTTATATACCAGCAATGCGCCATTTGGCAGTAATGTGGTTGGTTTAGATGCCGCATCGTGGCGGTATTTTGGCCGCAGTGCCGATAAACTTTCGTGGGGCGAAATGGCAGCTTTGGCTGTTTTGCCAAATTCGCCGTCGCTGGTTCATCCCGGTAAAAACCGGCTCATCCTTATCAAAAAACGCAACTTATTGTTAGATAGGCTTTGCGCCCAACACATCATTGATGCCACCACCGCCAAGCTGGCTAAACTGGAACCCGTGCCCGACAGGCCCATGCCTTTGCCGCAGTTAGCACCGCATTTGCTCGACCGTTTTAAAAACGACCACTCCGCAAACGATAAAAACGGGACGCGACTCACAACCACAATTAACAGCGCTCTACAGCAAAATGTAACTGATATTTTAGAACGTCATCACCAGATACTTAAAGCTAACGACATCAGGAATGCCGCAGCTATTGTGCTTGATGTGGAAACCGGGCAAACGCTGGCCTACGTTGGCAACATATTCCATACTGAGGACCCGGAGCTTCAAAGCAATGTGGATGTAATAGGCGCCCCCCGCAGCCCCGGCAGTACCTTAAAACCACTGCTGTATGCGAGCATGATGCATGATGGTTTGATATTGCCCAATAGTTTAATTCCGGATATTCCAACCCAGATAGCAGGTTATCATCCCGAAAATTTTGATTTGGGTTACGATGGTGCAGTACCTGCTTCAAAGGCTTTGGCGCGTTCGCTCAACGTGCCTGCCGTGCGCATGTTGCAGCAGTATAAATACGAGCGTTTTCATGCTTTGTTACGAAAGATGGGCGTTACCACGCTTAAACAGCCTGCCGATTATTACGGCCTATCGCTCATACTGGGTGGCGGCGAAAACAACCTTTGGGAATTAAGCGGTGCTTACGCAGATATGGCGCGGGTACTTAACCATTATAGCCGTTACAAAGGTTTATATAACGCTGCCGATTTTCATAGCCCCGTTTACACGGCAACCGCGGCCCCCAAACCTGTTTTAGAAAAAGGCGGAATAATGGACGCGGCGTCCATTTATTACACCTTACAGGCAATGGAAGAAGTTATGCGCCCCGGCGACGAGATGCTGTGGCAGCAGTTTAGCAGTACCCAGCGCATAGCCTGGAAAACAGGCACAAGCTTTGGCTTTCGCGATGGTTGGGCAATTGGCGTTACGCCGCGCTATGTGGTGGGTGTATGGGTTGGCAATACCAATGGCGAGGGCCGACCGGGACTTATCGGCGTAAATACAGCCGCACCCATCCTGTTCGAGGTTTTTCGTTTACTGCCCGTTACCCGCGATTGGTTTGATATGCCTTACGGCGAAATGGCGCATGTTGCCGTGTGCCGCCAAAGTGGTTTCCGTGCCGGCGATAATTGTAATGATGTAGATACGCTACTTGTTCCCAAAAGCGGATTGAAGGCTCCCGTTTGCCCCTGGCACCAGCTTATTCATTTAGATGGTAGCGGCAAATGGCAGGTAAATTCCGGCTGCGAAGGTCCGCTCAATATGTTGCATCAAAGTTGGTTTGTACTGCCACCGGCAATGGAATTTTATTATAAGGCAAAAAACTACCAGTATAAACCCTTGCCGCCTTTCTGGGCCGATTGCCAGTCGACTACACAGCAACGGCCTATGGATTTAATATACCCTAAAGATGGCGCAAGAGTCTACGTGCCGCTGGAAGCCGACGGCTCGCGCGGCCGCATGGTATGCACAGCCGCGCACCGCCAATCGGGCATCAAAATATTTTGGCATCTGGATGATAGGTACATCGGCGAAACCGTAAACTATCACCAGTTAGCCCTCAATCCCCCGGCAGGCAAACACAAACTAACCCTTGTTGATGCCAACGGCAGCAGGCTGCAAATATTTTTTGAGGTTTTGGATAAGGATAAACCGAGGTAA
- a CDS encoding luciferase domain-containing protein: protein MFKFIIKYLGFLKVVPMVALVFDCMLKLLMLITNPAIANYIDELEATVLRWPGTSTTLHKYGGIQFNYRGTEIGHIHSNSLLDILLSLKTKQMLLAEGRATDHHTFIKSGWVSFYIKNDSDARYAVKLLKLGYQKHTKSVIQ, encoded by the coding sequence ATGTTTAAATTTATTATCAAATACCTGGGTTTTTTAAAAGTTGTGCCAATGGTTGCGCTGGTGTTTGATTGTATGCTAAAGCTACTGATGTTAATAACCAACCCAGCCATTGCCAACTATATTGACGAACTTGAAGCAACGGTATTACGCTGGCCCGGCACCAGTACAACTTTGCACAAGTACGGAGGCATACAATTTAACTACCGGGGTACCGAAATTGGCCACATACATAGCAACAGTTTACTGGATATATTGCTCAGCCTAAAAACTAAACAAATGCTGCTTGCCGAAGGCAGGGCAACAGACCATCATACGTTTATCAAATCGGGTTGGGTTAGCTTTTACATCAAAAATGATAGCGACGCCCGCTACGCGGTTAAATTGTTAAAGTTGGGGTATCAAAAACATACAAAATCAGTTATCCAATAA
- a CDS encoding alpha-2-macroglobulin family protein, with protein MSSFKSSLFSKASILPAILFLVLVGLVAYSLQHRAAQTMVDSSFSKYIESYTSGIISKESTIRIRLADKVQGTHVQNETLPNGVFEISPAVKGKAYWVDARTIEFKPQKNLDADKQYTATFKLGKVIKVAQHYQTFVFSFQTTKPDFTVTFTGLQTATRTSADQMKLDGVIQTADDEKNETVEKLINVSYSSAVHISWQHNSYTHTHNFTIDKLQRLPNTINPLTVTWDGSSLGLDKKGYQKFEIPAIGDFRVLDIKAVQDQEQYVLVQFSDAIMIGQELNGLIGISNTTEPAYTIEGSTVKVYTTERLDGNYTVFVNQGIENIAHKKIKKNYTANVFFENKLPAVTIPGKGVILPSSGKLLMPFEAVNLNAVDVTIIKIYEDNVPQYFQNNDINGDNELRRVGKPIVQKTIRLDGDKTVNLNKKTRFMLDIDKLFRAEPGAIYRVIIGFRKQYSLYSCKAGGAAVKPDSEEDSEYYGGGYGSSGGNVSDEDDDFWSRYDSYYPSGFNWADRDNPCTDSYYNKQKWATRNIIASNIGLVAKRGTDNSMVVIATDILTAQPIAGIELNLLDYQKQIIAKVTSDNYGLAKFDLKRKPYLLVAKRGDERGYLKLDDGSSLPLTRFNVGGEQVQNGIKGFIYGERGVWRPGDSIYVSFILEDKQNKLPADHPVELNFYNPMGQLYSTVTRTNSVDGFYSFHLATQTSDVTGNWTAKVKVGGATFEKNIKIETIMPNRLKLNLSFGNQTQLTKGQNTGGMLNAKWLFGGIAQNLKAKVDAYLSSQKTTFKDFEGYDFDDPTLNFDTQVQNVFDGRLDAEGNTKIDADINVEKQAPGQLKANFMVKVFEPGGNFSINQVSMPYNVYPGYVGIKAEKGNALSGMLYTGQPHYFDVVDVDTKGNLMLGQRKVQVELYKIKWSWWWDNTGNTVSNFTQDKYNKLVSTATITLENGRAKWGLKINDQDWGRYLIKVKDDVTGHSTGKIVYFDWPNYAQRLQQDNPTEASMLSFTSSKPSYTVGEDAVLTIPTPANGRALISFENGTRVLKTDWINTQKGETQYHFKVDETMAPNVFVNVTLLQPHSQTVNDLPIRMYGAIPLLVENPATILKPVINMPDKIRPETRSAITVSEASGKEMTYTVAIVDEGLLDISNFKTPDPHSAFYAREALGVKTWDLFDYVIGAFGGDLERILSIGGDAGGRSLNKNISVNRFKPVVKFMGPFHLAAGQTKTHPFTLPQYIGSVKAMVIAGHKAAYGTADKVVAVKKPLMILATLPRVLGPGEKIQLPVTVFAMENNVRTVNIQIQSNAFDNLGGNNSQTINFDKPGEQMVTFDLTVKNFIGVGKVHVIAQSGNEKAAFDVELNVRNPNPPITQIIDKELAPGESWNAAYNAIGVTGTNKTTMEVSNIPALNLAKRLDYLIDYPHGCVEQTTSAAFPQLYLGQVTDLSPSQKAFADRNIKVAIARLQAFQLKGGGLSYWPDGPEPDEWGTNYAGHFVLAAQAAGYALPAGFIEHWKNYQKQKALSWAPDSRSFYGADLVQAYRLYLLALAHAPELGAMNRLKEFPYISIEAKWRLASAYKLAGQAEVGLRMISNLPTTIKPYYTLYGTYGSDLRDEAMILETLTLLGQRAQAAGLLRTVAQRFSQNDWYSTQTTAYCLVAIAEYCGKNASGSKLLFNYQNNGAKGSVSSGTYLWSLPVKLQTGKVAIQNTGKNRLYVRLIQKGQPITGENVKPINNPDILQMKVSYFSLKGIPVDASKLKQGTDFVASVTIKNPGRRGRYDNMALSQIFPSGWEILNTRMMDNDEAFKSSESDYRDIRDDRVNTYFSLFENKEVTYYVMLNAAYLGKFYQPPVYCEAMYNTTISALNKGQWVEVVK; from the coding sequence ATGTCATCATTTAAAAGCTCTCTTTTTAGTAAAGCGAGCATTTTGCCTGCAATTTTGTTTCTGGTTTTAGTAGGCTTAGTTGCGTATTCGTTACAGCACCGGGCAGCCCAAACTATGGTTGATAGTTCGTTTAGTAAATACATCGAGTCGTACACCTCGGGTATTATTTCTAAAGAAAGCACTATCCGTATCCGCCTTGCCGATAAGGTGCAGGGTACCCATGTGCAAAACGAAACACTGCCTAACGGCGTTTTCGAAATTTCGCCTGCGGTAAAAGGCAAGGCTTACTGGGTTGATGCACGCACCATTGAGTTTAAGCCGCAAAAAAATTTGGATGCAGATAAGCAATACACTGCCACTTTTAAGCTGGGCAAGGTTATAAAAGTTGCCCAGCACTACCAAACTTTTGTGTTTTCGTTCCAAACTACCAAGCCCGATTTTACCGTTACTTTTACCGGCTTGCAAACTGCAACCCGCACCTCAGCCGATCAGATGAAACTTGACGGCGTTATCCAAACCGCCGATGACGAAAAAAACGAAACGGTAGAAAAACTGATAAACGTGAGTTACAGTTCAGCGGTACATATTAGCTGGCAGCATAACAGCTATACCCACACTCATAACTTTACTATTGATAAACTGCAACGTTTACCAAATACCATAAACCCGCTTACCGTAACCTGGGACGGCAGCAGCCTGGGGTTGGATAAAAAGGGCTATCAAAAATTTGAGATACCCGCCATTGGCGATTTCCGCGTGCTGGATATTAAGGCCGTTCAGGATCAGGAACAATATGTGCTTGTTCAGTTTTCGGATGCGATAATGATAGGGCAGGAGCTAAACGGGCTGATAGGCATTAGCAATACCACCGAGCCTGCCTACACCATTGAAGGCAGCACGGTAAAGGTTTACACCACCGAGCGGTTAGATGGTAATTATACCGTTTTTGTAAACCAGGGCATCGAAAACATTGCTCACAAAAAAATAAAGAAAAATTATACCGCCAACGTATTTTTTGAAAACAAACTGCCTGCCGTTACCATCCCCGGCAAGGGCGTAATATTGCCAAGTTCGGGTAAATTGCTGATGCCTTTTGAGGCCGTTAACTTAAACGCGGTAGATGTTACCATTATTAAGATATATGAAGATAATGTACCCCAGTACTTTCAAAATAATGATATTAACGGCGATAACGAATTGCGCCGCGTGGGTAAACCCATTGTACAAAAAACCATTAGGTTAGATGGCGATAAAACGGTTAACCTCAATAAAAAAACGCGTTTTATGCTTGATATTGATAAATTGTTCCGCGCCGAACCGGGGGCAATTTACAGGGTAATTATTGGTTTCCGCAAACAGTATTCGTTATACAGTTGCAAGGCAGGCGGCGCCGCTGTTAAGCCTGATAGCGAAGAAGATAGCGAATATTATGGCGGCGGCTATGGTAGCAGTGGCGGCAACGTGAGCGACGAGGACGATGATTTTTGGTCGAGATATGATAGCTATTACCCATCCGGCTTTAACTGGGCCGATAGGGATAACCCCTGTACCGATTCGTACTACAACAAACAAAAATGGGCCACGCGCAATATCATCGCATCAAACATTGGCCTGGTTGCCAAGCGCGGCACCGATAACAGCATGGTTGTTATAGCTACCGATATTTTAACGGCACAACCCATTGCCGGTATTGAGCTCAATCTGTTGGATTATCAAAAACAGATCATCGCCAAAGTAACGTCCGATAACTACGGGCTGGCTAAGTTTGATTTGAAACGCAAACCCTACCTGTTAGTGGCTAAACGCGGCGATGAACGTGGCTATTTAAAGCTTGACGATGGAAGTTCGTTACCGCTAACGCGCTTTAATGTTGGTGGCGAGCAGGTACAAAACGGTATAAAAGGTTTTATATACGGCGAACGCGGCGTATGGCGCCCGGGCGATAGCATTTATGTGTCGTTTATTTTGGAGGACAAACAAAATAAGTTACCTGCCGACCATCCTGTTGAACTCAATTTTTACAACCCGATGGGGCAGTTGTACAGTACCGTAACGCGCACAAACTCGGTAGATGGTTTTTACAGTTTCCACCTGGCCACCCAAACATCCGATGTTACCGGCAACTGGACAGCCAAGGTGAAAGTTGGCGGAGCCACTTTCGAAAAAAATATTAAAATAGAAACCATAATGCCTAACCGCCTAAAGCTTAACCTAAGCTTTGGTAACCAAACCCAATTAACCAAGGGGCAAAATACAGGTGGCATGCTCAATGCCAAATGGTTATTTGGCGGCATAGCGCAAAATTTAAAGGCCAAGGTTGATGCTTATCTGTCATCACAAAAAACAACTTTTAAGGATTTTGAAGGTTACGACTTTGACGACCCTACACTTAATTTTGATACCCAGGTGCAAAACGTTTTCGACGGGCGTTTAGATGCCGAAGGCAACACCAAAATAGATGCCGATATTAATGTAGAAAAGCAAGCACCCGGCCAGCTTAAAGCTAACTTTATGGTTAAGGTTTTTGAGCCCGGAGGCAACTTTAGTATTAACCAGGTTAGTATGCCATATAACGTTTACCCTGGCTACGTAGGCATTAAAGCCGAAAAGGGTAATGCCCTTTCGGGGATGCTTTATACCGGCCAGCCGCATTATTTTGATGTTGTAGATGTTGATACCAAGGGCAACCTGATGCTGGGTCAGCGCAAGGTACAGGTTGAACTTTATAAAATTAAATGGAGCTGGTGGTGGGATAATACCGGGAATACCGTAAGCAATTTTACGCAGGATAAATACAACAAACTGGTTAGCACGGCAACCATCACACTGGAAAATGGCCGTGCTAAATGGGGCCTCAAAATTAACGACCAGGATTGGGGCCGTTACCTCATTAAGGTTAAAGACGATGTAACCGGCCACAGCACAGGCAAAATTGTTTACTTCGATTGGCCTAATTACGCGCAGCGTTTACAGCAGGATAACCCTACCGAAGCATCAATGCTTTCGTTCACATCAAGCAAACCGAGTTATACCGTGGGCGAGGATGCCGTGTTAACCATACCAACGCCAGCCAATGGCCGTGCACTTATCAGTTTTGAAAACGGTACACGGGTTTTAAAAACCGATTGGATAAATACGCAAAAAGGCGAAACCCAATATCATTTTAAGGTTGACGAAACTATGGCGCCCAACGTGTTTGTTAACGTTACGCTGCTGCAACCGCACTCGCAAACCGTTAACGATTTGCCTATACGCATGTATGGCGCAATCCCACTATTGGTTGAAAACCCGGCCACCATATTAAAACCCGTTATTAATATGCCCGATAAGATACGGCCCGAAACACGGTCGGCCATTACCGTGTCCGAAGCATCGGGCAAGGAAATGACTTATACTGTGGCTATTGTTGACGAGGGTTTACTGGATATTAGCAACTTTAAAACTCCCGACCCGCATTCGGCATTTTACGCGCGTGAGGCTCTGGGCGTAAAAACCTGGGACTTGTTTGATTACGTAATAGGAGCCTTTGGCGGCGACCTGGAACGTATTTTAAGCATAGGTGGTGATGCCGGAGGGCGGTCGCTCAACAAAAATATATCGGTAAACAGGTTTAAGCCTGTGGTTAAATTTATGGGTCCGTTCCATTTAGCCGCCGGCCAAACAAAAACACATCCTTTTACGCTGCCGCAATACATAGGTTCGGTTAAGGCCATGGTAATTGCCGGGCACAAGGCCGCCTATGGCACTGCCGATAAAGTTGTTGCTGTTAAAAAACCGTTAATGATACTCGCTACCCTGCCTCGCGTTTTGGGCCCCGGCGAAAAGATACAGTTGCCGGTAACCGTTTTTGCTATGGAAAACAATGTGCGCACAGTTAACATCCAAATACAATCGAACGCGTTTGATAACCTGGGTGGCAATAATTCGCAAACCATCAATTTTGATAAACCTGGCGAGCAAATGGTAACGTTCGATTTAACGGTGAAAAACTTTATTGGCGTAGGCAAAGTGCACGTAATTGCACAAAGCGGTAACGAAAAAGCAGCCTTTGATGTAGAACTAAATGTGCGCAACCCTAACCCGCCCATCACCCAAATTATTGACAAGGAACTTGCTCCCGGCGAAAGCTGGAACGCCGCTTACAACGCCATAGGTGTAACCGGAACCAATAAAACTACAATGGAAGTTTCAAATATCCCGGCACTTAATTTAGCAAAACGCTTAGATTACCTGATAGATTATCCGCATGGTTGTGTAGAGCAAACTACATCGGCAGCGTTTCCGCAATTGTATTTGGGGCAGGTTACGGATTTATCACCGTCGCAAAAGGCTTTTGCCGACCGTAATATTAAGGTAGCCATAGCCCGTTTGCAAGCCTTCCAACTCAAAGGCGGTGGCCTGAGCTATTGGCCCGACGGCCCCGAACCCGACGAATGGGGAACCAATTATGCAGGCCATTTTGTGTTAGCCGCGCAGGCTGCAGGCTATGCGTTACCTGCCGGGTTTATTGAGCATTGGAAAAACTATCAAAAGCAAAAAGCCCTTTCGTGGGCGCCCGATTCGCGCAGTTTTTATGGTGCCGATCTGGTTCAGGCTTATCGTTTATACTTACTGGCCCTGGCTCACGCCCCCGAGCTTGGCGCCATGAACAGGCTTAAAGAGTTTCCGTATATAAGCATAGAAGCCAAATGGAGGCTTGCCTCTGCATACAAACTGGCCGGCCAAGCGGAAGTAGGCTTGCGCATGATAAGCAACTTGCCAACAACTATTAAACCTTACTACACCCTGTACGGCACCTACGGCAGCGACCTGCGCGACGAGGCCATGATACTCGAAACTTTAACTTTGTTAGGCCAGCGAGCACAGGCGGCGGGTTTATTACGCACGGTTGCACAGCGTTTTTCGCAAAACGACTGGTATAGTACCCAAACTACTGCCTATTGCCTTGTAGCCATTGCCGAATACTGTGGCAAAAACGCATCCGGAAGTAAGCTGTTGTTTAACTATCAAAATAACGGTGCAAAAGGCAGTGTATCTTCGGGTACCTATCTGTGGTCGTTACCGGTTAAGTTGCAAACCGGCAAGGTAGCTATCCAGAATACGGGTAAAAACCGGCTATACGTTCGCCTCATACAAAAGGGGCAGCCTATTACCGGCGAAAACGTGAAGCCGATAAATAACCCCGATATTTTACAAATGAAGGTGAGTTATTTCTCGCTCAAAGGCATCCCGGTTGATGCTTCAAAACTAAAACAGGGTACCGATTTTGTGGCCTCGGTAACCATAAAAAATCCGGGAAGGAGGGGCAGGTATGATAACATGGCACTCTCGCAGATATTCCCCTCAGGTTGGGAAATATTGAACACCCGGATGATGGACAACGACGAAGCTTTTAAATCGTCAGAATCTGACTATCGCGACATCCGCGACGACCGGGTAAACACCTATTTCAGCCTGTTCGAAAATAAGGAAGTAACCTATTACGTAATGTTAAACGCCGCATATTTAGGCAAATTTTACCAGCCACCCGTATATTGCGAAGCGATGTACAACACAACAATTAGCGCTTTAAATAAAGGGCAATGGGTTGAGGTGGTTAAGTAG
- a CDS encoding SRPBCC family protein, with the protein MKIILPPKLKGFLFPNLFVISIIGLTKLAFAEERTGQGVFIFSEFIIVPVLMGILSTFCWRNVQLKSGQLTWYSCVNSFIAILLSVIFLREGAICLLIVSPLILCFVIAGASLGRNMFKRNDTTLNVSILGLLALIFVIDSASRHQYENMVSDSIIINAPPDNVWKNVVSFAPIKQKNNYWLFNLGMPSPMATTVTGHYVGAGRKCIFSNGYVFGEKIVTYNQNSNLTFDIIEQPRDPEIMGHIDIERGQFLLKDNGNGTTTLVGNSWYKLYVFPVWYYDIWAQSITRNVHLRVMEHIKEISEKR; encoded by the coding sequence ATGAAAATAATTTTACCTCCAAAACTAAAAGGTTTTTTGTTTCCTAACCTGTTTGTAATAAGCATTATCGGCCTTACCAAACTCGCTTTTGCCGAAGAAAGAACCGGCCAGGGTGTCTTCATTTTTTCCGAATTTATTATTGTTCCGGTATTGATGGGTATTTTAAGTACCTTTTGTTGGAGAAACGTGCAATTAAAAAGTGGACAGCTAACCTGGTATTCGTGCGTTAATTCATTTATAGCCATTTTATTGAGTGTAATATTTTTACGGGAGGGTGCAATTTGCCTGCTTATTGTATCGCCGTTAATTCTTTGTTTCGTTATTGCCGGGGCATCTTTAGGGCGCAACATGTTTAAGAGGAATGATACCACACTTAACGTGAGTATTTTAGGACTGCTCGCCCTTATTTTTGTGATCGATTCGGCTTCCAGACATCAATATGAAAACATGGTTTCCGATAGCATCATAATAAATGCTCCACCCGACAATGTTTGGAAAAACGTAGTGAGCTTTGCACCAATTAAGCAAAAAAACAACTATTGGTTGTTTAATTTAGGGATGCCCAGCCCAATGGCTACCACGGTTACCGGGCATTATGTTGGTGCCGGGCGTAAATGTATTTTTAGTAATGGTTATGTATTTGGCGAAAAAATTGTAACCTACAACCAAAACAGCAACCTAACGTTCGATATTATTGAACAGCCCCGCGACCCGGAAATTATGGGCCATATTGATATAGAACGCGGTCAGTTTTTGTTAAAGGATAATGGCAACGGCACAACTACCCTGGTGGGCAATAGCTGGTACAAGTTGTATGTTTTCCCGGTTTGGTATTATGATATTTGGGCACAAAGCATTACCCGTAACGTACACCTGAGGGTGATGGAGCATATTAAGGAAATTAGCGAAAAGAGATAA
- a CDS encoding TIGR01777 family oxidoreductase, translating into MKYNKIILAGGNGYLGKVLTAYYRDKATEIVILSRSPKAVSGNVKTLVWDGKTPGDWVSSLQGAQLLINLCGKNVNCRYNKKNRAEIFASRLIPTKLLGDVIEKMEQPPQLWINITSATIYRHAEDRPQDDLHGEIGSGFSVDVCTSWEQTFFATHTPKTRKVALRMGIVLGISDSAFPYLLRLVKFGLGGHQGNGRQYVNWVHQQDAAKCTEWVMENPDLNGSINCVAPYPATNNALMRTIRKVYGMPFGLPAPAWLLRIGALVIGTDTELILKSRWVLPTRLLNSGYQFLFPKAEDAVKDILSGNK; encoded by the coding sequence ATGAAGTACAATAAAATAATACTGGCAGGTGGCAATGGTTACCTGGGTAAAGTTTTAACGGCATATTATCGCGATAAAGCAACCGAGATCGTTATTTTAAGCCGAAGCCCCAAAGCAGTATCCGGCAACGTAAAAACATTAGTATGGGATGGCAAAACGCCCGGCGATTGGGTAAGCAGCCTGCAAGGTGCGCAATTATTGATAAACCTTTGCGGCAAAAACGTAAACTGCCGCTATAACAAAAAAAATAGGGCCGAAATTTTTGCATCGCGCTTAATACCCACAAAATTATTGGGCGATGTAATTGAAAAAATGGAGCAGCCGCCACAATTGTGGATCAACATTACATCGGCCACCATATACCGCCATGCAGAAGACCGGCCACAGGACGACCTGCATGGCGAGATTGGCAGCGGTTTCTCGGTTGATGTTTGCACCAGTTGGGAACAAACCTTTTTTGCTACCCATACACCAAAAACCCGTAAAGTTGCACTACGCATGGGCATTGTGCTGGGCATAAGCGACAGTGCGTTCCCTTATTTGCTAAGGCTGGTAAAATTTGGTTTGGGCGGCCACCAGGGCAACGGCAGGCAATACGTAAATTGGGTACACCAACAAGATGCCGCCAAATGCACCGAATGGGTAATGGAAAACCCGGATTTAAACGGATCCATTAACTGCGTTGCCCCCTACCCTGCTACAAATAATGCGTTAATGCGCACTATCCGTAAAGTTTATGGAATGCCATTTGGCTTGCCTGCACCAGCCTGGCTGCTGCGTATTGGTGCCCTTGTAATAGGCACCGATACCGAACTGATATTGAAAAGCCGCTGGGTATTGCCTACGCGTTTGCTTAATTCGGGCTATCAATTTTTGTTCCCTAAGGCCGAAGATGCCGTTAAAGATATTTTGAGTGGCAACAAATAA